DNA sequence from the Streptomyces sp. HUAS 15-9 genome:
GACGCCGGACGCAGTCGGCTGTTGCACCGGCTGCGGCTGCTGGGTGTCGGATGGGGTGAGCCCAGGGAGTCGCGGGGCAGTACGGGCACGTTCCGGGAGACCTGGCGGCTGCGCTGGGAGCCGGAGCTGTCGGTGCGGGTCGCCGAAGCCGGGGTCTGGGGCACGACGGTGCTCGGCGCCGCGACCGCCAAGGCCGAGGCGGACGCCGTGGCCGCGGAGTCCCTCGCCGAGGTCACCGCGCTCGCCGAACGCTGTCTGCTCGCCGAACTGCCGGACGCGCTCCCCGTGGTGATGCGGGTGCTCGCCGACCGCGCGGCCCTCGACGCCGACGTCGGCCACCTCGCCCAGGCGCTCCCCGCCCTGGTCCGCTCCCTGCGCTACGGCGACGTGCGCGGCACCGACACGCGGGCCCTCGCCGAGGTCGCCGCAGGCCTCGCCGAGCGGATCTTCGTCGGCCTGCCCCCGGCCTGCGCAGCCCTGGACGCGGACGCGGCCGAGGAGATGCGCCGGCATCTGGACGAGGTGCACGGGGCGGTGGGCCTGCTGGGGGAGGCCTCCGCCGACGGCCGCGAGGGCGCGCCCGCCCCCGGAGCCGGTGACCTGCGCGCCCGCTGGCGCTCGGTGCTGCGCGTCCTGTCCGGGCGCGACACCGTGCCCGGGGTCATCCGGGGGCGGGCCGTGCGGCTGCTGCTGGACGAGGGGGAGCTGGGCCAGGACGAGGCGGCGCGGCTGATGGGGCTCGTACTGTCCCCGGGGACACCGCCGCCGGACGCGGCCGCGTGGATCGAGGGCTTCGTCGGCGGCGGGGGCGGGATGCTGCTGGTCCACGACGAGCGGCTGCTCGGCCTGGTCGACGCCTGGCTCACCGGGGTGCCGACGGAGGCGTTCACGGACGTGCTACCGCTGCTGCGGCGGACGTTCTCGGCGTACGAGCCGGGGGTGCGCAGAACCCTGGGCGAGCTGGTGCGACGCGGTCCGGGTGCGCGGGGGAGCGCGGCGTCCGGCCGTGGGGCCGGCATACCGGGCTTCGACCCGGAGCCGGACGCCGAGCGCGCCGACGCCGTACTGCCCCTCGTCCGGCTGCTGCTCGGCCTGGACGAGGAGGAAAAGGCCAGGGAGGAGAAGGCCGAGCGGGAGAAGGCCGACGACAACTGCTTCGTGGGGGTGGGCACATGACGACCGAGCCGACAGCGGTGGACACCGCCGACCTGGCACCGGAGCGGCTGCGGCGCTGGCGGCTGGTGCTCGGGGGCGACACGGCCGACGGAACCGGCTGCGCGCTGTCCGGGCAGGACGCCGCGATGGACGGAGCGCTCGCCGCGCTCTACGGCAAGGGGGACAAACCGCAGTCGGGGCGGGACCGTTCGGCCGGGCTCGGGGCGTCGGCGCCGTCGGTGGCGCGCTGGCTCGGGGACATCCGGACCTACTTCCCCTCCTCGGTCGTCCAGGTGATGCAGCGGGACGCCATCGACCGGCTCGGCCTTGCCTCCCTGCTCCTCGAGCCGGAGATGCTGGAGGCGGTGGAGGCCGATGTGCACCTGGTCGGCACGCTGCTCTCGCTCAACAAGGCGATGGCGGAGACCACCAAGGAGACGGCACGGGCGGTCGTGTGCAAGGTCGTCGAGGACCTGGAGAAGCGGCTCGTCACCCGTACCCGGGCCACCCTCACCGGCGCCCTCGACCGCAGCGCCCGGGTCAACCGGCCGCGCCACCACGACATCGACTGGAACCGCACGATCGCGGCCAACCTCAAGCACTACCTGCCCGAGTACCGCACGGTCGTGCCGGAGCGGCTGATCGGATACGGACGTGCGGCCCAGTCCGTGAAGAAGGAGGTCATCCTCTGCGTCGACCAGTCGGGGTCGATGGCGGCGTCCGTCGTCTACGCGTCCGTGTTCGGCGCGGTGCTCGCCTCCATGCGGTCGATCAGCACCCGGCTCGTGGTCTTCGACACGGCCGTGGTCGACCTCACCGACCAGCTCGACGACCCCGTCGACGTCCTCTTCGGCACCCAGCTCGGCGGCGGCACGGACATCAACCGGGCGCTGGCGTACTGCCAGTCGCAGATCACCCGGCCCGCCGAGACGGTGGTGGTGCTCATCAGCGACCTGTACGAGGGAGGGATACGGAACGAGATGCTGAAGCGGGTCGCGGCGATGAAGGCGTCGGGGGTGCAGTTCGTCACGCTGCTCGCTCTGTCGGACGAAGGGGCGCCCGCCTACGACCGCGAGCACGCGGCCGCGCTCGCCGCCCTGGGGGCACCGGCCTTCGCCTGTACGCCCGATCTGTTCCCGGACGTGATGGCGGCGGCGATCGAGAAGCGTCCCCTTCCGATACCGGACACCGTGTGACGCCGGGCGGGAAAAGGGACATGAGTACCCATCGGTAACGGGGGGCTTGCGCAACCTCGGGCGTGCCGTGCGAGGATCGGGCTCGCCCGCGATGTGCCAACTCGTCACGTGTTCCGCCGCACGGGAGGACCCGTCCCCTCTTGACCTCACCAGCAGTCCAGCCCGTCACCGGCGTGCGCGTGTTGCGCACGGCGGCGGGACGACGTGCCCTGCAACTGGGGCTGCTGATGGCCGGTCTGTTCGCGCTCGGACTCCTCTGCGGGGAGCGGGCGCACGCCGCGGAAGGGACACCGCCGGGTACTTCGGCAGCCTCCGTCACCTCGGCCGCCTCCACCGCGTCGGTCGCGCCCGTGTCGTCGGTGGTGACGGACGTGACGGACGCAGCACAGGCCGCTCCGTGGAAGGCGGCGACGAAGAGTGTCGTCGGGGCAGTTGCCGCCTCGGTCACCACCCCGGTCACCGCTTCGGTCGAGCACACCGGTCGCCGAGTGGCGGCCGCCGTGCCCACGGTGGACCAGGGCGCGGTCGCGTCCGTG
Encoded proteins:
- a CDS encoding VWA domain-containing protein — its product is MTTEPTAVDTADLAPERLRRWRLVLGGDTADGTGCALSGQDAAMDGALAALYGKGDKPQSGRDRSAGLGASAPSVARWLGDIRTYFPSSVVQVMQRDAIDRLGLASLLLEPEMLEAVEADVHLVGTLLSLNKAMAETTKETARAVVCKVVEDLEKRLVTRTRATLTGALDRSARVNRPRHHDIDWNRTIAANLKHYLPEYRTVVPERLIGYGRAAQSVKKEVILCVDQSGSMAASVVYASVFGAVLASMRSISTRLVVFDTAVVDLTDQLDDPVDVLFGTQLGGGTDINRALAYCQSQITRPAETVVVLISDLYEGGIRNEMLKRVAAMKASGVQFVTLLALSDEGAPAYDREHAAALAALGAPAFACTPDLFPDVMAAAIEKRPLPIPDTV